The Streptomyces liliiviolaceus sequence CCGACGACGAGCTGCGCGCCGCCCTCGACAAGACGCTCGACCCGTATCCGCAGGTGCAGGTACGCGACCTGGCGGACTACAAGAAGCTGATCCACGACCAGATCGCCGTGCTGCTCTACCTGGTGTACGCGCTGCTGGGGCTCGCGATCGTCATCGCGGTGCTCGGCGTGGTCAACACCCTCGCCCTGTCGGTCGTGGAGCGCACCCGCGAGATCGGACTGCTGCGCGCGATCGGTCTCGGCCGCCGGCAGCTGCGCCGGATGATCCGGCTGGAGTCGGTGGTGATCGCCGTGTTCGGCGCGGTCCTCGGGCTCGCGCTCGGCCTCGTGTGGGGCGTGTGCGTGCAGCAGGTCCTCGCCCTGCAGGGGATGAAGGCGTTCGCGATCCCGTGGACCACGCTGGTCGCGGTCGTGGTGGGCTCGGCCGTCGTGGGCATCGTGGCGGCCCTGCTCCCGGCGCTGCGCGCGTCCCGTATGAACGTGCTGGCCGCCATCGCGCACGAGTGACCGGCCCGGGACGGGCGACCCCGCCCCGGGAGCTGTCCGGATCGTGGAATTCCGTGTCCAGGTGCGGCACCCGTGATGGGATCGGCGCATGAGTGATCTTCGGATACGGGCCGCCGTGCCCGACGACCTCGACGCCGTCCTCGCCTTCTGGCGGACCGCCGCCGAAGGGACCAGCATCAGCGACGACCGGGACGGCGTGGAGCGGCTGGTCGCCCGCGATCCCGAGGCGCTGATCCTCGCCGAGCGGGACGGTGAGCTGGTGGGCACGGTCGTCGCCGGTTTCGACGGCTGGCGCTGCCATCTGTACCGGCTCGCGGTGGACCCGGCCCGGCGCCGCCAGGGCATCGGCTCGGCGCTCCTGGCGGCGGCCGAGGACCGGTTCGTACGGCTCGGCGGACGCCGCGGCGACGCGATGGTGCTGGCCCGCAACGAAACCGCGCACCATGCCTGGCGTGCCGCGGGGTATGCGCCGGAGGAGCACTGGCGGCGCTGGGTCAAGCCGCTGGTCGAGTGACCCGCCCTCCAGGAAAGGCGTGAGCGTCCGCCCATGCGCGAGTCCCCCGACATCCGGCGCCGCGACGTCCGGCGCCCCGGCGTCCCACCGCGTCGACATCGCGCGCTTCCTCCGTACCTGCCCGATCATGGGACGGAGGTGACCCGATGACCGAAGTACTCCTGCTGGCCGTGGCCGTGCTGCTCTCGCTGGCCTGCGGCGCCTTCGTCGCGGCCGAGTTCTCCCTGACCACGGTCGAACGCAGTCAGCTGGAACGGGCCGTCGAGCGCGGCGAGGTCGGCGCGGCGGGCGCCCTCAGGGCCGTCAAGAACCTCACCTTCCAGCTCTCCGGCGCCCAGCTCGGCATCACCGTCACCAATCTGGTCGTCGGCATGCTCGCCGAGTCGTCCGTCGCGAAACTGATCGCCGGGCCCCTCGAATCGGCCGGGGTGCCGAGTTCGGCGACCCCGTCGGTCGCGCTGGTGATCGGTACGGCCCTGTCGACGGTCTTCCTGATGGTCGTCGGCGAGCTGGTGCCCAAGAACTGGGCGATCTCCTCGCCGCTCGCCGTGGCCAAACGGGTGGCGACCCCGCAGCGCTGGTTCAGCGCGGTGTTCCGGCCGTTCATCTCGCACCTCAACAACACCGCCAACCGGGTCGTACGCCGCTTCGGTGTCGAGCCCGCCGAGGAGCTGGCCTCCGCGCGCGGACCGCAGGAGCTGGTCGCCCTGGCCCGGCACTCCGCGAAACTGGGCGCCCTGGAGGCGGACACCGCCGAACTGTTCGTCCGCACGCTGAACCTCGCCGACCTCACCGCGGAGAACGTCATGACACCGCGGGTCCAGGTCGTCTCCCTGGACGTCCAGGCGACCTGCGAGGACGTGGCGAACGCGACGCGGGCGACCGGCCTCTCGCGCTTCCCCGTCCACCGCGGCACCCTCGACTCGGTCGTCGGGGTCGCGCACATCAAGGACGTCATCGGCGTACCCGCGGACCGCAGGGCCCGTACGGCCGTGTCGCAGGTGATGCGCGAGCCCCTGCTCGTACCGGAGACGCTGACCGTCGAACGGCTCCTCGACCGGCTGTCCGGCAGACGCACGATGGCCGTCGTCATCGACGAGTACGGCGGCACCGCCGGGGTCGCCACCCTGGAGGACATCGTCGAGGAGGTCGTCGGCGAGGTGCGCGACGAGCACGACCCGCACGAGACGCCCGACCTGGCCCCGGCCGGCACGGACGACGAGGGCCGCACGCTGTACTCGGCCGACGGCTCCGTACGCACCGACCGGCTCGCCCGCGTCGGGCTGCGCGCGCCCGACGGACCGTACGAGACGCTCGCGGGCCTCATGGCGACGGAGCTGGGGCGCATCCCCGTCGAGGGGGACACGGCCGAGGTCGCCGGGTGGCGGCTGGACGTGGTGGACGCGACGGGGCGGCGGGCCGCGCGGGTGCTGATGCACGCGCCGGCCGCCGCGGACACCCGCGCCGAGGCAAGCGGACCCCGGAAAGCCGGGCCGGGAGGGGCCGGAACCGAAGAGGCCGGAGCCGAAGGGACCGGATCCGAGGGAGGGCGGGGGCGATGACAGCCGTACAACTGCTGATCGGTCTGGCGACGCTGGTCGTGAACGCCTTCTTCGTGGCGGCCGAGTTCGCGTTGATCTCCGTACGCCGCAGCCAGATCGAGCCGTACGCGGAGGCGGGAGAGCGGCGGGCGCGCAGTGTGGTGTGGGGTCTGGAGCACGTGTCCGCGCTGATGGCGGCCGCACAGCTCGGCATCACGCTGTGCACGCTGGTCCTGGGTGTGGTCGCCGAGCCCGCCATCGCGCATCTGCTGGAGCCGGTCTTCCACGCGATGGGGCTGTCGACCGGCACCGGGCACGCGATCTCGTTCGTGATCGCGCTCGCCGCGGCCACGTATCTGCACATGCTGCTCGGCGAGATGGTGCCGAAGAACATCGCGCTGGCCGAACCGGTGCGTACGGCGCTGCTGCTCGGGCCGCCGCTGGTCGCCCTGTCGCGGGCGCTGCGGCCGGTGATCTTCACGGTGAACGCGTTCGCCAACTGGCTGCTGAAACTGCTGCGCGTCGAGGTCCGGGACGAGGTGTCCGCGACCTTCTCCGACACGGAGCTGGCCCGCCTGGTGAAGGACTCCGGCGAGGCGGGGCTCATCGACGACCGTGCCCAGGAGCGGCTGCACGACGCCCTGGAACTGGGGCGGCGGCCGGTGCGGGACGTGGTGCTGCCGCGGGAAAGTGTGGTCTACGCGCGCGTGGGCGTCACTCCCGAGCAGTTGGAGGCCCTGTCCGCCGAGTCCGGGTTCTCCCGCTTCCCCGTGGTGGACGACGGTCTGCGGATCGTGGGCTACCTGCACGTCAAGGACGCCCTGGACGCGATGCCGCGCGATCTGCCGTTCCAGGTGCGGGACATGCGGTCCATCGCCCGGGTCCGGGAGAGCACGCCGCTCGACGACGTCCTGACGGCGATGCGGCGCGGCCGTACGCATCTGGCGGCGGTGCTCGGCGCGGACGGGCGGCTGGCCGGGATGGTGACGATGGAGGACGTGCTGAGGGAGCTGTTCGGCCAGTCGGCGTGATCCCGCGTCCCCCGCATCCAGCGGTCGCGTCCGCGGCCCCGCCGCGCGGCAGACCGGTGGGTATGTGCACGCGCTATCATTTCTTCCGCCATGCAGACGAATGCCACCTTCACCAGCCTTGTCGCGGTCGGCGACTCCTTCACCGAGGGCATGTCGGACCGCCTTCCCGACGGTACGTACCGGGGCTGGGCGGACCTCCTCGCGGCCCGGATGGCCGCGCAGACGCCCGGCTTCCGCTACGCCAACCTCGCGGTGCGCGGCAAGCTCATCGGACAGATCGTCGCCGAGCAGGTGGACGCCGCGGTGGCCATGCAGCCCGACGTGATCACGCTGGTCGGCGGCCTCAACGACACCCTGCGGCCCAAGGTCGACATGGTGCGCGTCCGCGGACTCCTGGAGGAGGCCGTGGAGCGGCTCGCCCCGGCCTGCAAGCAGCTCGTCCTGATGCGCAGCCCCGGCCGCCAGGGCCCGGTCATGGAGCGGTTCCGCCCCCGTATGGAGGAGCTGTTCGTCTGCATCGACGACCTCGCCGTCCGCCACGGCGCGCTCGTGGTCGACCTCTACGGAGCGCGGTCCCTGGGCGACCCGCGCATGTGGGACGTGGACCGGCTGCATCTGACGGCCGAGGGGCACCGCCGGGTCGCCGAAGCGGTGTGGCAGGCGCTCGGGCACGCGGCGGAGGACGCCGAGTGGGGCACCCCGATGCCGCCCACCGCCCCGCCCGGCTGGGTCGCCCGCAGGACCGCCGACGCGCGCTTCGCCCGCCAGTACCTCCTGCCGTGGATCGGCCGCAGGCTGACCGGCCGCTCGTCGGGCGACGGCCGTGCGCCCAAACGCCCGGAACTGCTGCCGTACGAGGAGTACAAGGGGTCCGTGGAGTAGACGTCCCTGGAGCGGGCGACCGCCACCGGCCCGCTCTCGTAGGTTCCGACGAACGGGCCCGTGGCGCCGGCCTGCAGGAACCGCCAGTAGAATCCGTACACGTGACTGCGCCCGCAAAGCCCCGTATCCCGAACGTCCTCGCCGGCCGCTACGCCTCGGCCGAGCTCGCCACCCTGTGGTCCCCCGAGCAGAAGGTGCGCCTGGAGCGCCAGCTGTGGCTCGCCGTGCTGCGGGCCCAGAAGGACCTCGGGATCGAGGTGCCCGACGCCGCGCTCGCCGACTACGAGCGGGTCCTCGACCAGGTCGACCTGGCCTCGATCGCCGAGCGCGAGAAGGTCACGCGGCACGACGTGAAGGCGCGGATCGAGGAGTTCAACGACCTCGCCGGGCACGAGCACGTCCACAAGGGCATGACGTCCCGCGACCTCACCGAGAACGTCGAGCAGCTGCAGATCCGGCTCTCCCTGGAGCTGGTGCGCGACCGCACGGTGGCCGTCCTCGCGCGCCTGGGCAGGCTCGCGGGCGAGTACGGCGAGCTGGTCATGGCGGGCCGCTCCCACAACGTGGCGGCGCAGGCGACGACCCTCGGCAAGCGGTTCGCGACCGCCGCCGACGAACTGCTCGTCGCGCACGGCCGGGTCGAGGAACTGCTCGCCCGCTACCCGCTGCGCGGCATCAAGGGCCCGGTGGGCACGGCCCAGGACATGCTCGACCTGCTGGGCGGGGACGCGGCGAAGCTCGCCGACCTGGAGCAGCGGATCGCCGGGCACCTCGGCTTCTCGCAGGCCTTCACGTCGGTGGGCCAGGTCTACCCGCGCTCGCTGGACTACGAGGTCGTGACCGCGCTGGTGCAGATCGCCGCGGCCCCCTCGTCGACCGCCAAGACGATCCGGCTGATGGCCGGGCACGAGCTGGTGACCGAGGGCTTCAAGCCGGGCCAGGTCGGTTCCTCGGCGATGCCGCACAAGATGAACACCCGCTCCTGCGAGCGCGTCAACGGCCTGATGGTGATCCTGCGCGGCTACGCCTCGATGACGGGCGAGCTGGCGGGCGACCAGTGGAACGAGGGCGACGTGTCCTGCTCGGTGGTGCGCCGGGTCGCACTGCCGGACGCGTTCTTCGCGCTGGACGGCCTGCTGGAGACGTTCCTCACCGTCCTCGACGAGTTCGGCGCGTTCCCGGCGGTCGTGGCGCGCGAGCTGGACCGCTACCTGCCGTTCCTCGCGACGACCAAGGTCCTGATGGGCGCGGTGCGCGCGGGTGTCGGCCGTGAGGTCGCGCACGAGGCCATCAAGGAGAACGCCGTCGCCTCCGCCCTCGCCATGCGGGAGCAGGGCACCGAGCGCAACGAGCTGCTGGACAAGCTCGCCGCCGACGAACGCCTCCCGCTCGACCGCGCCCAGCTCGACGCGCTGATGGCCGACAAGCTGTCCTTCACGGGCGCCGCCGCCGACCAGGTGGCCGCGGTCGTCGCGCGCGTCGAGGAGATCCTGAAGCAGCACCCGGAGGCCGCGGGCTACACGCCGGGGGCGATCCTCTGACGCGGTTCACCCCCGCCGAACTGGAGGCCGCCCGCGACCGGCTCGTGCCGGATGTCGTCGCGGACGGTCTCCAGGTGCTGTTCTGCGGTATCAACCCCGGGCTGATGACGGCCGCGACGGGCCACCACTTCGCGCGCCCCGGCAACCGCTTCTGGCCCGTCCTGCATCTGTCCGGCTTCACCCCGCGGCAGCTGAAGCCCTCGGAACAGGACGAGTTGCTCTCGTACGGGCTCGGCATCACCAATGTGGTGGCGCGGGCGACTGCCAGGGCCGACGAGCTGAGCGCGGCCGAGTACCGGGAGGGCGGGCGGCTGCTCGCCGCCAAGGTCGAACGGCTGCGTCCGCGGTGGCTCGCGGTGGTGGGCGTCACCGCCTACCGGGCGGCCTTCGACGACCGCAAGGCCGTGATCGGCCCCCAGGAGCGGACGTTCGGCGACACGCGCGTATGGGCCCTGCCCAACCCCAGCGGCCTGAACGCCCACTGGACGGCGGCGACGATGGCGGAGGAGTACGGGCGCCTGCGGGAGGCGGCAGCGGACCGGGCCCCGTAAGGGGCGCGGGGAACTGCGCGACCAGACCCCACCGGCCCGCAGACGAATCACCACGCTCCCGGCGCAGCCGGCACGCGGGGCGGGTCCGGTCAGGCCCGGTCAGGGCGGAGGCAACTCCGTGACCAGGGCAAGGAGTTGGAACTCCGAACCTTCCACCGGCTCGGCGACCCCCACGGCCACCCACCGCCCCGTACCGTCGGCCTCCCAGAGATCCACGTACCCCACGTAGGCACTCAGGTACGCCCACGGCTTCGGTATTCGCTCCTCGGGATCCTCGGAGCGCAGGAAGACACCCGCCAGACTCCTCGGCTCCGCCGAACCCCACCGCTCCCCCAGCCGCTGCGAAACGCCCTCTCTGTAGGCGGTGAACTGGTCCGCGATCTCCTCTCGTCCGGACCGGTCGCCCGTCCCGAAACCGTGCGTCGTCTCCAGTACCACCAGGTGGTAGCCGGGTCCTCCCGCGCCGACCTCCGACCAGCCGTGCGCCGCGGGGAAGTCGCGGACGCACAGCTCGTCGATCGTGGCGAGGTGTCGCTCAGTGGTCATGAAGTCCAGTAAAGCGGTCACCACTGACATGTGTCGGCCCGTCAGGTGACAACGGCCGTCCGGACTCACGCGTCCCGGCGGTGCACACCCCACCATCCGGCCAGGAGCGCGGCCGACGTCCACACCGCTGTCACCGCGAGCCCCGCCCACGGCCCGAGCAGGCCGTCCCAGCTCTCGTGCAGGACCACCTGCCCCGCCCGGTCGGGCAGGAGATCGGCGGCGTTCCCGGACATGTCGCCGACCACGAAGGAGACCAGCAGGAGGAAGGGGATGAGGATGCTCAGCGTGGTGACGCCGCTGCGCAGCAAGGCGGTCAGACCAGCCGCGAACAGCGCCATCAGGGCCAGACAGATCCCGCAGCCCACGACCGCGCGCAGTCCCTCGCCCCAACTCACCCCGTCGGCCCGGTCACCGAGGACGGCCCAGCCCACGGCGAGGCTCACGCCCCCGGTGAGGAGGCCGACGGCCAGGGCGGGGATGCCGACGGCCGCCACCTTCGCCGCGAACCACCGTCCGCGGCGGGGCACCGCGGTCAGCGAGACCCGCAGGGCCCCTCCCTGGAACTCGGACGACACGGCCTGCGCGCCGAAGGTGATCGCCGCGATCTGCCCGAAGTTGACGCCGAAGAACGCCGTGAACAGCGGGTCGAAGTCCCCGTCCGTGTCCCCGGAGCCGTCGGCCCCGGCCAGCGCGGTGAAGACCGCGGTGACGAGGACGACGGCGGCCAGTCCCACGACAAGCGACCGCAGGGTGCGGATCTTGAGCCACTCCGCGTGGAGTACGGGTGCGAACGACATGGTCAGGCCTCCTGCGGCTGGGCCGCGGACTGGGCGGCGAACTCGGCCTCCGTGACCGTCAGATCGAGGTAGGCCTGTTCCAGCGTGCCTTCCTCCGCGGCCAGTTCGAGGAGGGGCAGACCCGCGCCCGAGGCGAGGCGGCCGATGTCCTCCACGCGCGCGTGGCGCACGATCCACCGTTCGCCCCCGCTCCCTCCTGGCGTCTCCCCTTCACCCTCTCCTTCGTGGCGCGCGGCCTCGTATCCGTGCCGTGCGAGCAGGTCGCGCAGGGCCGCGCCGTCCGTGGTGCGGACCCGTACCCGGGGGTCCACGCGCGCCTGGACGAACTCCCGCATCGCCATGTCGGCGAGCAGCCGGCCGCGGCCCAGCACGACGAGGTGGTCGGCGAAGGACGCGGTCTCGTGCATCAGATGGCTGGAGACGAGCACGGTGCGGCCCTCGCGGGCGAGCCGGCGCAGCAGTTCCCTGATCCAGATGATGCCTTCGGGGTCGAGGCCGTTGGACGGCTCGTCGAGCAGGACCACCGGCGGGTCGCCCAGGAGGGCCGCGGCAATGCCCAGGCGCTGCCTCATGCCCAGGGAGTACGTCTTGACGCGGCGGCGGGCGACCGGGGCGAGGCCGGTCTCCGCCAGGACCTCGTCCACGCGGGTCCCGGGCAGGCGGTTGCTCGCCGCGAGCGCCCGCAGATGGTCCCGCGCGGTCCGCGAACCGTGCGCGGCCTGCGCGTCGAGCAGGGCGCCGACGTGGCGCAGCGGCTCCTCCAGCGTCGCGTACGGCTGCCCGCCGACGGTGGCGGTTCCGGAGGTGGGCCGGTCGAGGCCGAGCACGAGCCGCATGGTGGTGGACTTGCCCGCGCCGTTGGGGCCGAGGAAGCCGGTGACCCGGCCCGGCTCGACACGGAAGGTCAGCCGGTCCACGGCGCGGGTGGTGCCGTACTCCTTGGTGAGTTCTTGGACGTCGATGCTGGTCATGGCCCAAGGCTGGCTTCCGGGAGGGGTGTTGGGCCTCCCCCGCCCGGGGAGGACGTCTCCCCCGCTCGGGGGAGGCTCGTTGTCGGTGCCGACTGGCACGATGACGCCATGGCCCGCCTGCTGCGCCCGCTGACCCGTTGGACGACGTACACCCGCTTCCTCCACCTGTGGGTTCCCATGCTGGTCAGCAGCGTGTGGATCTTCATCGACCCCGCGACCCCGTGGGCGCCCGCGCTGGTGCTGCCCCTGCTGGGGCTGATCCCGGCCGTGCGGCGCGGCGAGGGTGTGCAGGCGCAGGTCATGCTGATGCGGGACGGCAACGACCCGGCCGTCTCGGCCATCTCGGTCGTGCCGTCGGCCACCTGGCGGGACCGGCTGCGGACCGTGCTGTGGCTGCAGGCGCGCATGGTGCTCGGCTGGGCGGCGGCGGGGGTCAGCGTCTGGCTCCCGCTGATCACCGTGGACCTGATCCGCATCTCGACCGGTTACGTACCGGACGACAACCCGTTCCTGCCGGTGCCGCACGCGCACTGGGCGTACGCCCTGCTCGCGCCGCTGCCGCTGATCGCCCTCTACGGAGCGTTCATCGGTCTCGGGACGCTGATCACGGTCCTCGCACACCGCCTTCTGGGGCCGTCGGCGGCGGAGCGGGTCGCCGCCCTGGAGGAGCGCACCGAGCAGCTCCTGGAGCGCACCCGCATCGCGCGTGAACTGCACGACTCGATCGGTCACGCGCTGACGGTGGCCGTGGTGCAGGCGGGTGCCGCGCGGGCCGCGGGGGACCCGGAGTTCACCGACCGGGCGCTGCTCGCCATCGAGGACACCGGCCGGGCCGCGCTGGAGGACCTGGAGCGGGTGCTCGGTGTGCTGCGCGAGTCGCGCGGGCCCGCGAGCGGCCGGCCGACCCTGGTGGAGGCCGACCGGCTGCTGGAGTCCGCCCGCGGCTCCGGGGCGAAGATCGACGCCGAGCTGACGGGCGCCCTGGAGACCGTGCCCGGGCCGGTCTCCCGTGAGGGCTACCGCATCCTCCAGGAGTGCCTCACCAACGTGCTGCGGCACGCGGAGGACTCGGTGCCCGTCCGCGTCCGTGTCGCCGTCGAGGAACGGACGCTCTCGCTGGAGGTGCGCAATCCGCTGACGGCCGAGATACCGGGCGGCCCGGGCAGCGGTGTGCGGGGCAGCGGGCTGCGGGGCATCCGGGAGCGGGCCGCGCTGCTCGGCGGCCGGGCGAGAACCGGCCCGGACGACGGTGACTGGCAGGTGCACGTCGAACTGCCGCTGCGCTGATCTACGCTGGCCGGATGCCGGTCACCGTTCTGCTCGTCGACGACGAACCCCTCGTACGGGCCGGTCTGCGTGCCGTTCTGGAGGCGCAGCCCGACATCGCGGTCGTCGGGGAGGCCGCGGACGGCGCCGCGGTCATTCCGCTGGTGCGGCGGCTGCGGCCCGACGTCGTCGCGATGGACGTCCGGATGCCGCTGATGGACGGCATCGAGGCCACCCGCGCGGTGCTGCGGACCGTCGACGGGCCGCCGAAGATCCTCGTGATCACGACGTTCGAGAACGACGAGTACGTGTACGAGGCGCTGCGCGCGGGTGCCGACGGTTTTCTGCTGAAGCGGGCCCGGCCTGCGGAGATCGTGCACGCCGTGCGGCTGGTCGCCGAGGGCGAGTCGCTGCTGTTCCCGGCCTCCGTACGGCAGTTGGCCGCCGAGTACGGGGGCAGCGACGGGAATCCCGCGGCCCGGGCCGCGCTGCGGCGGGCGGCGCTGACCGAGCGCGAGGAGGAGGTGCTGCGGCTGATGGCACGGGGTCTGTCGAACGCGGAGATCGCCGCACGGCTGGTCGTCGGCACCGAGACGGTCAAGTCCCACGTCAGCGCCGTACTGGCGAAACTGGGGGCCCGGGACCGTACTCAAGCGGTGATCGCGGCATACGAGTCCGGGTTCGTGGCACCCGGCTGATTCCGGTCAGTGGCAGGGGTCCGGAACGGGCAGGTGATCCCCGGCACTCGCCGGGACCCGCCGCGCCGAGTACGATCCGGCCAACCAACACGCGCACGAGCTGGGAGGACGGACGTTGGGGCAGTTGACCGGCGGGGATCCCTCTCTGCTGCGGAGGATCAACTCCGCGGTGGTGCTGCACGCGCTGCGGGCCACGGACTTCGCGACACTCACCGAGATCACACGGGTGACCGGGCTGTCCCGGCCCACCGTCGAGGGCGTCGTCGAAGGGCTCATCGACGGCGGACTCGTCGTCGAGACGGCGGCCGACGAGAGCGCCGCACGACGCCAGGGCCGGCCCGCGCGCCGGTTCCGCTTCCGGGCGGAGGCGGGCCATCTGCTGGGCCTGGAGATCGGCCCGCACCGGGTGGCCGTGCTCCTGTCGGACCTGGACGGGCGGATACTCGGTTCGCTCGCCAAGGACGTCTGCGAGACGGCGTCGGCGGACGAACGGCTCGAACGGCTGCGTACGGCCGTCGCGGAGCTGCTGCGCCGTGCCGGGGTCGCGCGCGGCTCCCTGCGGGCCGTCGGAGCGACCTCGCCGGGCATCGTCGAGACCGACGGCACCGTACGCCTGTGCACGGCGCTGCCGGAGTGGACGGGGCTGGCGCTGGGCGAACGGCTGCGCCGCTCCTTCAAGTGCCCGGTGATCGTGGAGAACGACGCCAACGCGGCGGCGGTCGCCGAGCACTGGAAGGGCGCCGCCACCGAATCCGACGACATGGTGTTCGTGCTGGCCGGGCTGAGCCCCGGGGCCGGTTCCCTCATCGGCGGGCGGCTGCACCGCGGCTTCGGAGGGGCGGCCGGTGAGATCGGCGCGCTCCATCTGCTGGGCCGGGAGGTCACTCCGGAGACGCTGCTGTCCACGACCGACGAGCCGCTGCACCCGCTCGACGAGCAGGCGGTGGCGGAGGTCTTCAGGCATGCGCGCGCGGGCGACGAGCGGGCCCTGGCGGCCGTCGAGCGCTTCATACAGCGGCTGGTGCACGACGTCGCCGCGCTCGTCCTGGCCCTCGACCCCGAGCTGGTCGTGATCGGCGGGTGGGCGGCGGGTCTCGACGGCGTACTGGAGCCGCTGCGCAAGGAGCTGGCCCGCTACTGTCTGCGGCCGCCGCGGGTGACGCTGTCGCTCCTGGGCGAGGCGGCCGTGGCGACGGGCGCGCTGCGACTGGCTCTGGACCATGTGGAGGAGCAGCTCTTCGCGGTGGAGAGCACGGTGACGGCCCGCCGCTGAGAACGCGGCGGGCCGTACGGCCGTAACAGCGGAACGTCGCGCTCCGGAGGTCGGAGCGCGACGCACGCGCGCGGGTGCCGCAGGTCGACGTCTGCTGTCGCCGGGGGACGCCGGATGACGGCGGTCAGGAAGCCCGGCGCTCCGGGTCGTGGTGGATCTCCACACCGCCGGAGTCCCCGAAGGTCAGCCGGCAGGTGTCGGCGCGGTAGGTCGCGACGGAGACCGCCGCCGTACGCCCCTCGGCGAAGTAGCGGGTCGTGACGACGAGGACGGGCGCGCCGGGGAGCCGGTCCAGTTCCTTGGCGTCGTCCGCGCGCGCGGAGCCCAGCTCCACGGCACGGTCCTCACCCTCCAGGTCCAGGCGCGCCAGCTCCCGCAGCACCGCACGCGCGCGTGCGGTGCCCGACGGGGCGTCGATGCCGGACAGGTCGGGCACCGACGAGGCCGGGATGTAGAGAAGTTCGGCGGCGACGGGCTGGCCGTGCGTCACCCGGGAGCGGCGCACGATGTGCACCCGGTCCTCGGGGGCGCTCTCCAGGATCTGGGCCACCGCCGAGGGCGGGGGCGCCGTCACGCAGTCGGCGGACTGCCAGGCGTCACCAGCGGCGCCCGGCCACGCGTGCTGCTCGGAGGCGACGGCCACGCCCATGCGCGGCGGTGCCACGGTCGTACCGACTCCGCGGCGACGCTGGAGTCGCCCTTCCAGTTCCAGCTGTTCGAGGGCCTGGCGGAGCGTGGCCCTCGCGACGCCGAACCGGGCCGCCAGGTCGCGCTCGTTGGGGAGGATCTCCCCCACCGAGAACTCGGAGTCCAGTGCTTCGCTGAGCACGGTCTTCAGATGCCAGTACTTGGGCTCCGGCACCGTATCCAACTGCGTGGTCCCCACCGTGTCCTCCGCAATCGCCGTGTCCCGGCGGCTTTTAGCGCCCTTGTTTATTAAAGGTTCCTGCACTATCCCAGCGACCATATGGCGACCCCCACCCTTGGTCAAGACCAATCCTCGATCCGTTACAGCTCGCACAGGCGTGTTGCCGCAGAGCGTTCATACGACGTTCGCGATACGCCCCATACGTGACACAACGGCAAAGCCCCCGTCTCCTGGACGGGGGCTTCCGCGTACGGCCGGCAGGACGCTGTCCGCCGACGGCCGTCAGTCGGTGGCGAGGGACAGCAGCTTCTCCGGGTTGCGGACGATGTAGACGCACTGGATGCGGCCGTCGGCGATGTCCAGCTGGAAGACGCTGTCGGGCTTGCCGCCGGACAGCACCAGGAACGCCGGTCCGCCGTTGACCTCCAGGAAGCGGAACGTCGCTTCCGACACGCCCTTTTTCATGACTCCGCCGAGGAAGCGGCCCACCTTGTCGGCCGACTCGATGACCCGCACCGGTGCCGAGGCGAGCCCGCCGCTGTCGCCGATCAGGCGCACGTCCGGGGCCAGCAGGGACATCAGCCCGTCGAGGTCGCCCTCCGTCGCCGCCGCGAGGAACCGCTCGGTGAGGTCGCGGCGCTCGGCGGGGTCGACCTCGTAGCGCGGCCGCCGCTCCTCGACGTGCCGCCGGGCCCGCCCGGCGAGCTGCCGGACCGCGGGCTCGCTGCGGTCGAGCGTGACGGCGATCTCGGCGTACGGGTAGCCGAACGCCTCCCGGAGCACGAACACCGCGCGTTCCAGTGGCGAGAGGGACTCCAGGACGACGAGGACGGCCAG is a genomic window containing:
- a CDS encoding GNAT family N-acetyltransferase; translation: MSDLRIRAAVPDDLDAVLAFWRTAAEGTSISDDRDGVERLVARDPEALILAERDGELVGTVVAGFDGWRCHLYRLAVDPARRRQGIGSALLAAAEDRFVRLGGRRGDAMVLARNETAHHAWRAAGYAPEEHWRRWVKPLVE
- a CDS encoding hemolysin family protein, with protein sequence MTEVLLLAVAVLLSLACGAFVAAEFSLTTVERSQLERAVERGEVGAAGALRAVKNLTFQLSGAQLGITVTNLVVGMLAESSVAKLIAGPLESAGVPSSATPSVALVIGTALSTVFLMVVGELVPKNWAISSPLAVAKRVATPQRWFSAVFRPFISHLNNTANRVVRRFGVEPAEELASARGPQELVALARHSAKLGALEADTAELFVRTLNLADLTAENVMTPRVQVVSLDVQATCEDVANATRATGLSRFPVHRGTLDSVVGVAHIKDVIGVPADRRARTAVSQVMREPLLVPETLTVERLLDRLSGRRTMAVVIDEYGGTAGVATLEDIVEEVVGEVRDEHDPHETPDLAPAGTDDEGRTLYSADGSVRTDRLARVGLRAPDGPYETLAGLMATELGRIPVEGDTAEVAGWRLDVVDATGRRAARVLMHAPAAADTRAEASGPRKAGPGGAGTEEAGAEGTGSEGGRGR
- a CDS encoding hemolysin family protein is translated as MTAVQLLIGLATLVVNAFFVAAEFALISVRRSQIEPYAEAGERRARSVVWGLEHVSALMAAAQLGITLCTLVLGVVAEPAIAHLLEPVFHAMGLSTGTGHAISFVIALAAATYLHMLLGEMVPKNIALAEPVRTALLLGPPLVALSRALRPVIFTVNAFANWLLKLLRVEVRDEVSATFSDTELARLVKDSGEAGLIDDRAQERLHDALELGRRPVRDVVLPRESVVYARVGVTPEQLEALSAESGFSRFPVVDDGLRIVGYLHVKDALDAMPRDLPFQVRDMRSIARVRESTPLDDVLTAMRRGRTHLAAVLGADGRLAGMVTMEDVLRELFGQSA
- a CDS encoding SGNH/GDSL hydrolase family protein — translated: MQTNATFTSLVAVGDSFTEGMSDRLPDGTYRGWADLLAARMAAQTPGFRYANLAVRGKLIGQIVAEQVDAAVAMQPDVITLVGGLNDTLRPKVDMVRVRGLLEEAVERLAPACKQLVLMRSPGRQGPVMERFRPRMEELFVCIDDLAVRHGALVVDLYGARSLGDPRMWDVDRLHLTAEGHRRVAEAVWQALGHAAEDAEWGTPMPPTAPPGWVARRTADARFARQYLLPWIGRRLTGRSSGDGRAPKRPELLPYEEYKGSVE
- the purB gene encoding adenylosuccinate lyase — translated: MTAPAKPRIPNVLAGRYASAELATLWSPEQKVRLERQLWLAVLRAQKDLGIEVPDAALADYERVLDQVDLASIAEREKVTRHDVKARIEEFNDLAGHEHVHKGMTSRDLTENVEQLQIRLSLELVRDRTVAVLARLGRLAGEYGELVMAGRSHNVAAQATTLGKRFATAADELLVAHGRVEELLARYPLRGIKGPVGTAQDMLDLLGGDAAKLADLEQRIAGHLGFSQAFTSVGQVYPRSLDYEVVTALVQIAAAPSSTAKTIRLMAGHELVTEGFKPGQVGSSAMPHKMNTRSCERVNGLMVILRGYASMTGELAGDQWNEGDVSCSVVRRVALPDAFFALDGLLETFLTVLDEFGAFPAVVARELDRYLPFLATTKVLMGAVRAGVGREVAHEAIKENAVASALAMREQGTERNELLDKLAADERLPLDRAQLDALMADKLSFTGAAADQVAAVVARVEEILKQHPEAAGYTPGAIL
- the mug gene encoding G/U mismatch-specific DNA glycosylase; protein product: MTRFTPAELEAARDRLVPDVVADGLQVLFCGINPGLMTAATGHHFARPGNRFWPVLHLSGFTPRQLKPSEQDELLSYGLGITNVVARATARADELSAAEYREGGRLLAAKVERLRPRWLAVVGVTAYRAAFDDRKAVIGPQERTFGDTRVWALPNPSGLNAHWTAATMAEEYGRLREAAADRAP